From the Spiroplasma alleghenense genome, one window contains:
- a CDS encoding lipoprotein: MKKLLSILASTSLIVSAPLAVISCKDTGKKNEFDYDQVLNEFISEVSTIFQSQVSKAFKKYSMLDEKDLEEETGYTVKLLKENKDDLKRPQSKFYKDTAELVMTIIPVDLINEELRLTVSQNLNYNPVLVDKNTPLKNGIQITKFDLIEKGDNVTLLSTVSADVVYKEKNNEKSVRTISSVQQINIFGKEDIAVTAKAIEEKYSLALNDKLANSMIFESDKGNLDNTARTISQSTEVILDLKQKITDELAGQTSALIVTDKLALEINDKLFVDSSRFETKTVFDENEDTAARQALMSALRRETPTAVDDFLKGIRGNGSAWIQHVIPDDSYSEEMKKAIESDPTISEAINQYNLKSNFIQNRQLQTILKVQNSNFALDMKKDKLTIALLGFKVKGVQFSLDGYNFDFPDNTIVYRQQTTFENTLSLYDEFMKDAFLTQSSFVGLENTSLISNPFEVHQLEWPVSWTKTNTVDMELFLEGSRTDELIRANYRAVANAQPLDLTTVFRSNTTRKCENYMYVNENGYLITYEGVKAKTNESALRTYFFSSGASNWNKVSFTFNKRSSRNTFSVPDLSGNQRKQFFADKQSSWKFKRVG; the protein is encoded by the coding sequence ATGAAAAAACTTTTAAGCATCTTAGCTTCTACATCATTAATAGTATCAGCGCCGCTTGCAGTAATTTCATGTAAAGACACTGGTAAAAAAAATGAATTTGATTATGACCAAGTCTTAAACGAATTTATCTCTGAAGTTTCAACAATTTTTCAGTCTCAAGTCTCTAAAGCTTTCAAAAAATATTCAATGTTGGATGAGAAAGATTTAGAAGAAGAAACAGGCTATACCGTTAAATTGCTAAAAGAAAATAAGGATGATTTAAAAAGACCTCAAAGCAAATTTTATAAGGACACTGCTGAATTAGTAATGACAATTATTCCTGTTGATTTAATTAACGAGGAATTAAGACTTACTGTCTCTCAAAACTTAAACTATAATCCAGTTTTAGTAGATAAGAACACCCCGTTAAAAAACGGAATTCAAATCACTAAGTTTGATTTAATTGAAAAGGGTGATAATGTTACTCTCCTATCAACAGTATCTGCTGATGTTGTTTATAAAGAAAAAAATAACGAAAAAAGTGTTAGAACTATTTCATCTGTTCAACAAATAAATATTTTCGGAAAAGAAGATATTGCAGTTACAGCTAAAGCTATTGAAGAAAAATACTCATTAGCTTTAAATGATAAATTAGCTAATAGTATGATTTTTGAAAGTGATAAGGGAAATTTGGACAACACTGCAAGAACTATTTCTCAAAGTACAGAGGTGATTTTAGACCTAAAACAAAAAATTACAGACGAACTGGCTGGACAGACATCGGCTTTAATAGTTACTGATAAATTGGCGCTTGAAATAAACGATAAACTTTTTGTAGATTCAAGTCGTTTTGAAACTAAAACCGTATTTGATGAAAATGAAGATACAGCAGCTCGACAAGCATTAATGTCTGCGTTAAGAAGAGAGACTCCAACTGCTGTTGATGATTTTTTGAAGGGTATAAGAGGAAATGGCAGCGCATGAATTCAACATGTAATCCCTGATGATTCTTATAGTGAAGAAATGAAAAAAGCGATAGAGTCCGATCCAACAATTTCAGAAGCTATTAATCAATATAACTTAAAATCAAATTTTATTCAGAACCGTCAACTACAAACAATTTTGAAAGTTCAAAATTCAAATTTTGCTTTGGACATGAAAAAAGATAAGTTAACAATTGCCTTACTTGGATTTAAAGTAAAAGGAGTTCAATTTTCTTTAGACGGTTATAATTTTGATTTTCCTGATAACACAATTGTTTATCGTCAACAAACTACATTTGAAAACACATTAAGTCTATATGATGAGTTTATGAAAGATGCATTTTTGACTCAATCAAGCTTTGTCGGATTGGAAAATACCAGTCTAATAAGCAATCCTTTTGAGGTGCACCAATTGGAATGGCCAGTAAGTTGAACAAAAACTAATACAGTTGATATGGAATTATTCCTTGAGGGAAGTCGTACTGATGAGTTAATTAGAGCAAATTATAGAGCAGTAGCAAATGCACAACCCTTAGATTTGACAACAGTCTTTCGTTCAAACACAACTAGAAAATGTGAGAACTATATGTATGTGAATGAGAATGGCTACTTAATCACCTATGAAGGGGTTAAAGCCAAAACAAACGAAAGTGCTTTAAGAACCTATTTCTTTTCTTCGGGAGCAAGTAACTGAAATAAAGTTAGCTTCACTTTTAACAAAAGAAGCAGTAGAAATACTTTTTCGGTTCCTGATTTATCAGGTAACCAAAGAAAGCAATTTTTTGCAGACAAGCAATCTTCATGAAAATTTAAAAGAGTAGGGTAA
- a CDS encoding lipoprotein, which yields MKKILSILGSLSLIIVAPLNVIACKTEELPEPPKDYDFAKTLNDFVDSVTSIFKTSIYQAFSPYAWINEEDLPNGLTIQELLNNEANLKDHKSDFYKSVSEEIFKIIPVADIHSEITRSVVNKINYSSVIVDNSTPLKNGIYIDSIDLYRKGENLTVGIAIGTDIFYLDKTGVKGQRPVTTIVSINIFKKEELVQEALDINEAFLKVFNDTDANNFEFISSKGNLENTKLRLENSMEVESDLKSKVINIDKTGTNVTALNAIGLTWKVDSSTIADASRFETKSERGDTLAGIATVNHARTGSAEDQEFYFRQIKDDINGQWLYPIINEDDEFIEEMSYAISKDKTISKSINQYNLAYNISENDSIRNIVEAQNSKFAIDYEKDKLAIALFGISFKGTTFTLDGQEYEFPEQTVFYRQKTSFSSTKELYEQFVTDAFNYQAELLGMVGRDLREEKDITRPFYHLESDFKYPGGFSGFNKMIKTEDRIESVLTANKKANQYSEGLELTSVIVNKDTNSKPEYFSSRTDYTGGYNPTETMRLFFHNGYNSRIDYISFKTYFFSSAINNPNKVSYCFDETRNGRVNSFRNERELIEFRLEWISRFEVHYAK from the coding sequence ATGAAAAAAATTTTAAGTATTTTGGGATCGCTATCTTTGATAATTGTTGCTCCTTTAAATGTAATTGCATGTAAGACAGAGGAACTACCCGAGCCTCCAAAAGATTATGATTTCGCTAAAACATTAAATGACTTTGTCGATAGTGTTACTTCTATTTTTAAAACCTCCATTTATCAAGCCTTTTCTCCTTATGCTTGAATCAATGAAGAAGATTTACCCAATGGTCTAACAATTCAAGAGCTTTTAAATAATGAAGCTAATTTAAAAGACCATAAAAGTGATTTTTATAAAAGTGTGTCAGAAGAGATATTTAAAATAATCCCAGTGGCTGATATTCACAGCGAAATAACCAGAAGTGTTGTAAACAAAATTAATTACAGTTCTGTTATTGTTGATAATAGTACTCCGTTAAAGAATGGAATTTACATTGATTCAATTGATCTTTATCGCAAGGGAGAAAATTTAACCGTCGGAATTGCCATTGGAACTGATATTTTTTATCTTGATAAAACTGGGGTTAAAGGACAAAGACCAGTTACAACAATCGTTTCAATTAATATTTTTAAAAAAGAAGAATTAGTTCAAGAAGCGTTAGATATTAATGAGGCGTTTTTAAAAGTGTTTAATGACACTGATGCAAATAATTTTGAATTTATAAGCAGTAAAGGTAATTTAGAAAATACAAAACTGCGACTAGAAAACAGTATGGAAGTTGAATCTGACTTAAAATCAAAAGTAATTAATATTGATAAAACCGGAACTAATGTTACCGCATTAAACGCAATCGGATTAACTTGAAAAGTGGATTCAAGCACAATTGCTGATGCGAGTCGTTTTGAAACAAAGTCTGAGCGAGGAGACACTTTGGCTGGAATAGCAACAGTTAATCATGCTAGAACAGGATCGGCTGAAGATCAAGAATTTTACTTTAGACAAATTAAAGATGACATAAATGGTCAATGATTATATCCGATAATCAATGAAGATGATGAATTTATTGAGGAAATGTCTTACGCTATTAGTAAGGATAAAACTATTTCAAAGTCAATTAATCAATATAACCTAGCCTACAACATTTCAGAAAATGATTCTATTAGAAATATTGTTGAAGCTCAAAATTCTAAATTTGCAATTGATTATGAAAAAGATAAATTAGCAATTGCTCTATTTGGAATTAGTTTTAAAGGAACAACGTTCACTTTGGATGGGCAAGAATATGAGTTTCCCGAGCAAACTGTTTTTTATCGCCAAAAAACTTCATTTTCGAGCACAAAAGAACTATACGAACAATTCGTTACTGATGCCTTTAATTATCAAGCAGAACTTCTTGGAATGGTAGGAAGAGATTTGAGAGAAGAGAAGGATATCACACGCCCATTTTACCACTTAGAAAGTGATTTTAAATATCCTGGTGGTTTTAGCGGATTTAATAAAATGATTAAAACAGAAGATAGAATTGAAAGCGTACTAACGGCTAATAAAAAAGCAAATCAATATTCAGAAGGTTTAGAATTAACTTCTGTGATAGTTAATAAAGATACTAACTCTAAGCCTGAATATTTCAGTTCGCGAACTGATTATACTGGAGGTTATAACCCCACCGAAACGATGAGATTATTTTTCCATAATGGTTATAATAGCCGTATAGATTATATATCTTTTAAAACTTATTTTTTCTCATCAGCTATTAATAATCCTAATAAGGTTAGCTACTGTTTTGATGAAACTCGTAACGGAAGGGTAAATAGTTTTAGAAATGAAAGGGAATTAATAGAATTTCGATTAGAATGAATATCAAGATTTGAAGTTCATTATGCTAAATAA
- a CDS encoding SGNH/GDSL hydrolase family protein: MKKLLQVLGSLSILVSSTAPIVSCTIPQKKNFSIDELIGKNIDTSNQKDDSNHEGMFTNYYTVGDSLSDTGALIGALNSKFNAGAKIEAPSYSNSFTNGDTAAKLLASKLGFENEEWGYAFNFMGQNHHGNNYAVGGATASNVDNASGMLLNNFKIYEQTVALIKQHKVKPTDLVFFEIGGNDLFQIINTPEKFQEQKIDEAMANIEKALLVLLNNGIRNIVVMNAPDVSKIPTYNTSDEKTIKNAANLSKEFNERFDLLFDKLDKKFPGALKLFDLYTEFDKMLDIFEEDIAGGNSKKACTVMKPDMSNISQGLSIKVNYESGCSAQEIDKYFFFDAVHPTQWGHEYVADKLFDLVKDFGGTKNA, translated from the coding sequence ATGAAAAAACTATTGCAAGTTTTGGGGTCATTGAGCATCTTAGTAAGCTCAACTGCTCCAATTGTTAGCTGTACAATTCCTCAAAAGAAAAATTTTTCAATTGATGAACTAATCGGTAAAAACATTGATACAAGTAATCAAAAAGACGATTCCAATCATGAAGGTATGTTTACAAATTATTATACAGTTGGAGACAGTCTTTCTGATACAGGGGCACTAATTGGTGCACTAAATAGTAAATTTAATGCTGGGGCAAAAATTGAAGCTCCCAGTTATAGCAATTCTTTTACAAATGGAGATACAGCCGCTAAACTATTAGCTAGTAAACTAGGCTTCGAAAACGAAGAATGAGGTTACGCGTTTAATTTTATGGGTCAAAATCACCACGGTAATAATTATGCAGTTGGGGGCGCAACTGCAAGTAATGTTGACAACGCATCAGGAATGCTTTTAAATAACTTTAAAATTTATGAGCAAACCGTTGCCTTAATCAAACAACACAAAGTAAAACCTACAGATTTAGTATTTTTTGAAATTGGGGGTAATGATTTATTCCAAATAATTAATACCCCAGAAAAGTTTCAAGAACAAAAAATTGATGAAGCTATGGCAAACATCGAGAAAGCATTATTGGTTTTATTAAATAATGGAATTAGAAATATAGTGGTCATGAATGCCCCAGATGTAAGTAAAATTCCTACATATAATACAAGTGATGAAAAAACAATCAAAAATGCCGCTAACTTAAGTAAAGAATTCAACGAGCGATTCGACTTATTATTCGACAAGCTTGATAAAAAATTCCCAGGGGCTTTAAAATTGTTTGACTTGTATACTGAATTTGACAAAATGTTAGATATTTTTGAAGAAGATATTGCTGGGGGAAATTCAAAAAAAGCATGTACTGTAATGAAACCTGATATGTCAAATATTTCTCAAGGTTTAAGTATCAAGGTTAATTATGAGAGTGGCTGTTCAGCACAAGAAATTGATAAATACTTTTTCTTCGACGCAGTTCACCCTACTCAATGAGGACATGAATATGTAGCTGATAAATTATTTGATTTAGTAAAAGACTTTGGAGGTACTAAAAATGCGTAA